The Candidatus Margulisiibacteriota bacterium sequence AACAAGGGAGATGCTAATTCGTAGAGCCGAATGGGTGAAGATATTTTTTTTAATTATGTTCCTTGCTATAATACGTCACCAGAACTATGCCGGGTGACGTATGAAAAGAAATAATTTGATGCATGCCAAATTGTTCGCAATTATCGCAGCCTGTTTGTTCGGAGCGACGACCCCTTTTTCGAAATTGCTTCTTAGCCAGATACACCCTCTTGTTCTTGTGGGTCTTTTTGGCCTGGGAAGTGGAGCTGTAATGCTGATTATTCGTTTATTGCAGGTGGGCCTGTTCCATACGGAAAGAATTAAAGTTGAACTCAGTAAATACTATTGGTTATGGTTATTTGGCGCGATGTTAACCGGTGGTATTCTGGCCCCGGTTGTTTTAGTTTACAGCCTTCCTCGTACTTCAGCAGCAACGGCCTCAATTCTGCTTAATTTTGAATCGGTTAGTACAACGCTGTTTGCTGCATACCTATTTAAGGAGAAAATTGGCCCACGTATCTGGCTTGCGATTATATTAATAACTGTTGCCAGTATTTTGTTGTCAGTGGATTGGAGTAGTTCCTGGGGGATATCGCTAAGTGCTTTAGGAGTCCTTCTCTCGACAGTATTTTGGGGGCTTGATAATAATTTTACCCGAAATATCTCAATGAAAGATCCTTATTCAATAGTTATAGTAAGAGGGCTTGTTTCCGGTTCTTCAGTTTTATGTTTCTCTATTATCCTGGGAATGCCTTTCCCTTCGTCTATTTATCTGGTTGCCGCCATAATGTGGGGTGGGCTTGTTTACGGTATCGGGCTTGTTCTTTTTATTCTTGCGATAAGAGATCTTGGTGCATCCCGAGCAAGTGCTCTGCTCGGGACAGCCCCGTTTTTAGGAGCGCTTTTCTCTTTTTTCGTATTTTGGGAACTACCAGCTATGCAGTTTGTTATCGCACTTCCCTTTATGGTAGCAGGCGCCTATATCCTGCTCAAAGAGAAACACATAGCTCTGTAGCCAGGAATTAAAACGTGGATTAGGTTATCTTTTTTTGTAATTTTAATTACGAATGAACCAGAGTAGCCGCACTCGGTTTAGCTGCGTTTTCTGCTATAGTAAGGATTTTTTTGCGCATGGGTTTTTCTACATAAATGTAGAGACCGATCCCAGTCAGAATAATTGTCAGGAGCAGCATAACTAACATAAACATTTTGTTACTGACAATAATTACATTCATTTTTATTAGTGCAGAAAATATCTGTATGTTTATCGCTTGCGCGAGATAGATGCAGTATGATGCCTCTCCCAGAAAAACAAGGCTTCTGGTTGAAAAAAACTTATAAACTATTCCTGTTATGTTTAATAATGATAATATCAAGAGAAAACTAAGGGGATAAATTAAGATATCAAGGGGTGCTTTACTCTCTGCAACGAAAAAAAATAAGATTATCGTAAGTAGCAAAAATGTATGTGCATATTTTATCTGTATGCC is a genomic window containing:
- a CDS encoding EamA/RhaT family transporter, which produces MKRNNLMHAKLFAIIAACLFGATTPFSKLLLSQIHPLVLVGLFGLGSGAVMLIIRLLQVGLFHTERIKVELSKYYWLWLFGAMLTGGILAPVVLVYSLPRTSAATASILLNFESVSTTLFAAYLFKEKIGPRIWLAIILITVASILLSVDWSSSWGISLSALGVLLSTVFWGLDNNFTRNISMKDPYSIVIVRGLVSGSSVLCFSIILGMPFPSSIYLVAAIMWGGLVYGIGLVLFILAIRDLGASRASALLGTAPFLGALFSFFVFWELPAMQFVIALPFMVAGAYILLKEKHIAL